In Notolabrus celidotus isolate fNotCel1 chromosome 5, fNotCel1.pri, whole genome shotgun sequence, the genomic window GTGGGAAAGCTAAGATGTAGCAAAAAGCACACAGAGGAGCTACAATGCATCCATCCTTACtcttattgtgtgtgtttttcccccCACAGATATAACTGAAAAAGAGGACAGAATGGCTCAAATAAACACCATGCCCATGGGCCCTTGGAAGGTAAGCATCCAGCTGCAGCATCCATAAGCGCATGAAGCTGCACactggtgttacagttttagtTGCATCTCTTTGAGTTGTCTTCATCTTCATTCTTgcgcttgtttttttttgcagatcaCCGTGTACGATCAGGAGTTCTTCCAGGGCAGGCGTATGGAGTTCACCGCCTGTTGCCAGAACATCATGGAGTGTGGTGTGGAGAACATCCGCTCCCTGAAGGTCGAGTGTGGCGCGTACGTATCCACCGATCATCGCTTTTGATTTTTGGATTTTAAGGGAAAGAGGAAAATAGTCAGTGACTCTGAAGATCAAGGAAAATATTGTGTCCTAAACCTGATCCGGTGCATCCAATTGCTAGTTTGGTATTTGTTCATCCAACAAATGTCTGATCATTCTACAGCTTTTGTTTATTAATAAATGATAACAAGCTCGAACTGTCCAGGAGATTTCAGATTTAATCCCCTTCAGTTTCCCTCCGTCCTTGGTTTCTGACTCTTGTATTCCCCTTATTCGTGCAGCTGGGTCGGCTACGAGCACTCCAGCTTCTGCGGCCAGCAGTTCATCCTGGAGAAGGGAGACTACCCTTGCTTCGAGGCCTACAGTGGCAGCAACTCTTACCGCATTGAGAGGATGATCTCCTTCAGGCCCATCTGCTGTGCTGTGAG contains:
- the LOC117813068 gene encoding beta-crystallin A1-like, which gives rise to MAQINTMPMGPWKITVYDQEFFQGRRMEFTACCQNIMECGVENIRSLKVECGAWVGYEHSSFCGQQFILEKGDYPCFEAYSGSNSYRIERMISFRPICCANHKESRMTIFESENMLGRQFELSDDYPSLQAMGWINKEVGSMHVQTGAFVCYQFPGYRGQQYILESDCRGGEYKCYREFGSQSQTPQIQSIRRIQH